TGTCTTCAACGATACCCGCGTCATTCCCGCCCAACTGGAAGGCGTGCGCCTGCGCGAAGGTGCGCCGGAGACGGCGGTTTCCGCCACGCTGCACATGCGTACCGATCAGTCCCGCTGGAAGGCTTTCGCCCGTCCCGGCAAGCGCATCAAGGAGGGTGACCGCATCCGTTTCGGTTACGGGCGCGACGTTGTTAATTCCTCCAGCGGGGCCTGCGGCCTTGCCCATCTCGAAGCCACCGTCGAGGAAAAGGGTGAGGATGGTGAAATAACGCTGCTGTTCGACGTGTCCGGCCCCGTTCTGGACGAGGCGATTGCCTCCGTCGGCCATATTCCCCTGCCGCCCTATATCGCGGCCAAGCGGCCGGAAGATGTCAGGGACCAGACCGACTACCAGACCATCTACGCCCGCGAGAAGGGCGCCGTTGCCGCGCCGACTGCCGGCCTGCATTTCACGCCGGAGCTGTTTGCCGCGCTCGACAAGGCCGGTATCGAGCGGCATTTCGTGACGCTTCACGTTGGGGCAGGCACCTTCCTGCCGGTCAAGGCTGACGATACCGACGATCACAAGATGCATTTCGAAATCGGCCACGTCTCGCAGGAAACCGCTGACCGGCTGAATGCGGTGAAGGCGCGGGGCGGGCGCATTGTCTGTGTGGGCACGACG
This genomic interval from Agrobacterium tumefaciens contains the following:
- the queA gene encoding tRNA preQ1(34) S-adenosylmethionine ribosyltransferase-isomerase QueA; this encodes MRVDLFDFDLPEENIALRPANPRDSARLLVVDPNQDRMEDHRVFDLPSFLRPGDALVFNDTRVIPAQLEGVRLREGAPETAVSATLHMRTDQSRWKAFARPGKRIKEGDRIRFGYGRDVVNSSSGACGLAHLEATVEEKGEDGEITLLFDVSGPVLDEAIASVGHIPLPPYIAAKRPEDVRDQTDYQTIYAREKGAVAAPTAGLHFTPELFAALDKAGIERHFVTLHVGAGTFLPVKADDTDDHKMHFEIGHVSQETADRLNAVKARGGRIVCVGTTSLRLIESAAAEDGTIQPWSDATGIFITPGYRFRAVDMLMTNFHLPKSTLFMLVSAFCGLETMRDAYKHAIETGYRFYSYGDSSLLFRKN